The Schistocerca piceifrons isolate TAMUIC-IGC-003096 chromosome 5, iqSchPice1.1, whole genome shotgun sequence DNA segment AAAAACCCACGCGACACAGACGTCACTTGAGGCACCAAGCTGAGCGGGGTGCCAGGGTACCCAAGAGCATAATTTGTATACTACAGCGTGTATCACaataattagtagcgaaaactgccGTGGGTGAAAGTGCATCAGGGAAAAGAGGGGAAGGTGGCGCCAAACGAAAAGTCGCGTCTCTGGAACAATGTTCTCGAAGCGGCCCGGAAAACAATCGGTCGCCCATGCAACGAATCGCTGTGGTCCGTAGCtagttggtgttcttttttttctttttttgcaagttACTAATACACAGCGTCGCCGGTTCAGATCCGGTCcaactgtctcggtggacaagtAAAAGGAGACTCTAAGCAACGGATGAATAAAAGCGTCTAGAAACGTTGGGCCACTCTGGCCGTAATGCGCCAACTCTATGGTCAAGGAGCAAAGTGGCTGGACGTGACCAGGCCACTGCTAGTGACTGTACGAAACGGGCAGAAAAACGTGGTCGTATTGTGCCTATCGTCAGTCATAGCCCGAATCcgagtcctccaggatggtgaAAGGAACGGGATGTCGATGCCAGCGCCGTGGAACTGTAGTGCCGATGGATTGGAGTCCAGCGATTGCCTCGCGGAGGACGTCTACTTTTCTGTACAGTTGGCGAGCCTTACGGCGAATGGTCGTCTTGGGAAGGGCTGTATTTGTCTCCTCTAGCAGAGTGACAATCGTGGTGAGCGGAGGGGCGTGAAGACTccacctgagaactttattctgtaggcACTGGAGCGCAGCATCCGGAACTTACTAATCGTGGCCCACGCATAGGGACCATACGTTAGTGAGGGTAGGACAACGGAGTGATACAGCCGGAGCTTGGTATCTAAATTCAGGTCTCGGCTGGAGAAGAGCGGGTACAAGTTTGTGGGGCCCTTATAGGATATATTTATACAACGATAATTAGCTCAGCTTTTTAAGCCTATATCATGCATATTCAACAGTTGTCCGTCATTGTCAGAAAGATGTCCGAAATTTTGCTTTATACAACTTACGTACGAGTGTTTTACGATCATAAAAAAATCCAGTTACATTCACAACTAGATCTAAAGCTAGAAAATCGTCGACTGTGTGAATTCAAAAAGGAACTACGAAGCAAGGTGAATACACAGTAGAACGGTGAAGTTTTGATTTGCCAAGCCATACATAGAGCGCAGCAGTTACCAGAAAAGTTGTGATATCGGCCATGGTACCTGGAACTCCAATTTGTTTTGGGCAGAAATCAACGTTCAAGTGCGCCGATGTAAAATTCTCTTTCCTTTGTTGAcgatttattaacatttttaatcATTTCTGTTGCCTTTTCATTATGGAAAGACAAGAAATATTTCCTCGAAACTCGTGCGTCTCGTAATATCACAGGCTTCTCGTGTTGCCGGCAAATAGCAACACAGCGTACTGTCGTTAAATGGCTACTCGTAACATAATTGCAGCGAGTGCTTTATTTCGCCATGTAAATTTAATAGTGTTTCAACGAAAGTTTTACCTTAAGTGGAGAATTGTGTGGATACAGAATACCACAGCGGCACTGAAAATGTATGTCATATTATTCGCAACATTATGTTCGAAGTATTCACATTAGCCGAAACTATATTTGCATTTTGAGTTACATAACAACTCGTCGCATAAAAATGAAACGTTACACTTGAAGCCATGAATTCTCTTATCTGTTAACGGTCAGTGTTCAGTATGTTCGCGCCTCGAAAGTTTTGTGAAAAATGCGTACATTCATCAGTAAAATTATTAGACTTTCAGAGTCCAATCGTTTTTAAAACTGCGAAGTTTAGCGCGCCGTCTGCTCAAGAACCTACTAAATACTCGCGACAAATGATTGAGCTAAAAGATCCCAGAGAACTGGAAAAGCGTCAGAAGTTTTGGGAGATGGAGAAAGAGATGGAGTCGAAGGTTCAGTACGCTCAGCTGACTGCAGAGGAAAGAATTATTCACGAAGCACACGCAGAAGCCGTCCGGCGTGGTCATTTCACGTACGATGATCCAGCAACTGGAGACCGAATCAAGACACGTTTGCGCCACTTTCTGAAAGGAAGATGTTGTGGAAAAGCTTGTAGACACGTACGTATCTTTACAATAATCATGTTCGTTCACTGTAACAGACACCAT contains these protein-coding regions:
- the LOC124798696 gene encoding uncharacterized protein LOC124798696 translates to MFAPRKFCEKCVHSSVKLLDFQSPIVFKTAKFSAPSAQEPTKYSRQMIELKDPRELEKRQKFWEMEKEMESKVQYAQLTAEERIIHEAHAEAVRRGHFTYDDPATGDRIKTRLRHFLKGRCCGKACRHCIFDHEKVPDAKKKTSRFNSSFWVYDDDAVDKENDEKMKALYGL